The genomic DNA GAACGTCCCGGCGACGAAGAGCAGCGAGGTGTCCTTCAGCAGCAGCACGAACTCGTTCGTGAGCGGCGGGATGATGATGCGGAACCCCTGGGGCACGACGATCCAGAACGTCGTCTTCATCGGCGACATGCCCAGCGAACGGGCGGCCTCGGTCTGCCCCTTCGGCACCGCCTGGATGCCCGCACGGATCGTCTCGGCCATGTACGCCGAGGCGACCAGGATGAGGCCGATCAGGCCGAGGACCACCGGCCCGCCGAGCTTCGTGCCCGGCACGCCCAGCCCGATCGGCAGGATGAACGCTATGGCGAAGATCGTCAGGATCGCCGGCAGACCGCGGAACAGTTCGATCCACGCCGTGGCGATCCACCGGAACGGTCCGATGCTCGACAGCTTGAGCAGTGCCAGCACGATCCCGAGCAGCAGGCCTCCGACGAACGCCACCGCGGTGAACCAGAGCGTGTTCACCAGGGCGGTCGTGATGATGCCCGGGAGCATCTTCGCGGCGATCTCCGGATTGAAATACAGCTTCGCGATCCGGGCCCAGTCGGTGCTGACGGCCAGCCAGACGACGACTGCGATCAGCACCGCATAGACGATGTATCTGTAGAGCTTGCTCTTGGTCGTGCGCCTCAACGCCATCGTCAAGGACTCCTGTCCTGCTCGCCCTGCCGACTACTCTGCGGTGAAGTAGTTGTCGTAGATCGTCTGGTAGTCGCCGCTGTCACGAAGCTCCTGCAGGGCGCCGTTGATCGCCTCGCGCAGCTCGTCCTTCTCGCCCTTGGCGAAGGCGAAGCCGTACTGCTCGTCGGTGTTGTACTCCTCGACGATCTTGTAGGCGGAATCGGCCTTCTCGTGCTCGAGGTTCACCGGCTGGTCCTGGAGGATCGCGTCGATCTGGCCCGCCTGCATCGCCGGCCACAGTTCACCGTCCGACGGGTACTGCACGAGCTCGGCTCCCTCGGCGTTCTCCGAGGCATAGGTCTCACCGGTGGTGCCCTGCTGCACGCCCACGTTACGACCCGAAAGGTCATCGATCGACTTGATGCCGGAGTCGGTGCGCACGAGCAGCGACTGCAGCGAGTCGTAGTACGGGTCGGAGAAGTCGAGGTTCGCCTCGCGCTCTTCCGTGATGGTCATGGCGGATGCTCCGATGTCGCACGTGCCCGCCGCGAGCGTGGTGCCGGACTGCAGGGCATCGAAGCCGACATCCTGCACCGACAGCTTGAGGTCGAGGCTCTTGGCGATCGCATCGAGCAGGTCGATGTCGAAACCGGTGTAACCGGTGCCGTTGTCGCCCCCCTCGAACTCGAACGGCGCGTAGGGGATGTCGGAGCAGACCGTCAGCGTTCCCGCCTCGGTGAGGCCGTAGTCGTCACCGGCGGCGGTCTCGCCGCCGCCCGCGTCGCCACCGCCGCTGGCGCAGCCGGAGAGAGCGAGCATGGCGGTCGCGGCGAGCGCGATACCGAAGGTGAGATTACGACGACGGGGCATGACCGCTCCACGGAGACTGGGGCGAGCTCGCCCACGAACAGGTATGCAGATCATCTTGACACGGAGCGACGGCGATGCCTCGATCAGGATGGTTACGTTTGCGTTTCGAGTCTGATCAGATCTGGAAATCGACGGCGACGCGGGAGGCGACTACCGAGCGGATGTACACCGCGGCTTCTTCGTGGGCCGGATGCACCACGTACTGCTCCAAAGCCTCGACCGAGTCGAAATCCGCGATCAGCGTGACGTCCCAGTTCGCATCCGGGTACACGGAGTTCGCGCCGGCCGAGATCGAACGCAGCTGGGGCACGACACCGCCCAGCGCGTTCAGCCGGCGGGCGACCTCTGCGGCCTGCTCTGCGCGTTCGACAGCATCCTCGCTCGCGAGCTTCCAGCTCACCACGTGCCTGAGCATCAGATTTCCTCCAGCTTCTGGCGCAGCCGGGCGGGCGAGACCCGCCAGTGCGCGTGCAGTTCATCGTCGATGAGCACGACGGGGATCTTCTCCCACCACAGTTCATACAGGGCGGGGTCGTCTTCTATCGACCTCTCGACGATCTCGATGCGATCGCCGATGTCATCGGGCAGATCCGCGACGACGGTCTCGACGATCCCGAGCGCGGTCGGGCACAGATGGCACCCGGCCTTGCCGATGACCGTGATGGTCGTCACGCCGAAGGAACCGCGACCGGGTGGCCGGAGGCGATCCACTCGCCAGTGCCGCCATCGACGTTCGTGGCGTCGTGGCCCTGGGCCTCGAGCGCCTGCACGACGCGCGCCGACCGACCGCCGACCTGGCAGATCACGTCGAACGCCTCGGCGGGAAGCTCTTCGAGACGGCTTCCCAGCTCGGACATCGGGATGTTCACCGCACCGGGCACGTGGCCACCGGCGAACTCATCCCGCTCGCGCACATCGATGAGCGGCGTTCCCGTGCGGGCAGCGAGCTCTGCGACACTGATCGACTTCATGGATTCTCCCTGAAATTCGAGGTCTGGGTCTGGAGATACGTGGCCACAGACACAAAGCGCCCGTCCGAAGACAGGCGCTCGTGTCCAGCCGCTTACTTCTTGTTGCGGCGCTGGTGGCGAGTCTTTCGAAGCAGCTTGCGATGCTTCTTCTTCGCCATGCGCTTGCGGCGCTTCTTGATGACAGAACCCACGGAAACCTCACTACGTCAGTGGCTGGGCGTCGCACGAAGTCGGACGCCCGGGTACGGGCATGGAAAAAATGCCTCGGGTCAGTCTAGCAAACCAGCGGACCTTCGCTGATCACCGAGGCGGATGGGCTCAGCCGACGTCGGCGATCGGCCTCTGAAGGGCGTCGGTGACGGCGGATTCGGGCACGCGATAGCTGCGGCCGAATCGGATCGCGGGCAACTCGCCCGCGTGGACGAGACGATAGACGGTCATCTTCGACACGCGCATGATCTCGGCGACTTCGGCAACCGTAAGGAACCGGACGTCTGGAACTTCGGGCATCCCCTGTACCCCTTTCTGCTGAAGCACACTCTATGGCGAACCTGCGACGCGTGTAAACCCGAGTGACTGATGTGACCTGTGGGAATCAGAGGTGCCGGTCTCAGTTGCCGAGCCGTTTGATAGCGGTGGCGACCACGTGCTTGGCGGATGCCGCGGCGCGGCCGAAGACCTCGGCCGCGTGCGCGGCACCGTCAGGCAGCGGAGCGAGCGACAGATCGATGTCAGGGGCGCCGTCTCCGAAGGCATCGACGAGGAACGGCACGAGCCAGTCGTCCACGACCTCGAGCGGTTCCACCTCGATGCTGTAGAAGCGGCGCTGTCCATCTTCGCGGACACTGACCAGTTCGGACTCGCGCAGCACCTTCAGGTGCTTGGAGACCGTTGGCTGGCTGATGCCGAGTTCGCTGACGATCTGCGAGACGCTGGTGCCGGCATCCCCGTCTGCGGCCCGCCGCAGGAGGAGCTGGAGGATGTCTCGCCTCGTGCCGTCTGCGATCACGTCGAAGATGTCGGTCATGAGATCAGGGTAGTCGTCCCACGCGCGGAGTACCATGACGAAGGCTCGCCGGAACGACTGGGGCGAGCGAACACGGAGCGGACTCAGGAGGGCGTCGATGTCGAGCATCGGGTCATCGGCATCCCCGCGCACGCGCGCACGCGACTTCTGGCGCTTCGCGCGCCACATCATCACGTCATCGCCTTCCCGCTTCGCGATTCTCGTCTTCACCGCGCTGATCCTGCTGTTCACGGCACTGTTCTCGTTGCCGCTCGCCTCGGCCAGCGGCACCGTCACCCCGATCAGCGATGCGCTGTTCACCGCGGTCTCCACGATCTGCGTCACAGGGCTCTCGACAGTCGACATGGCCACCCACTGGTCTCCGTTCGGGCACGTGCTCATCTTCCTCGGCGTCAACATCGGCGGCATGGGAGTGCTGACCCTGACGTCAGTGCTCGGACTGGTCATCTCGAAGAAGCTCGGGCTGCGCGCCAAGCTGCTTGCGGCAGGCGACAGCAACCCGCTGCGCGCGCACGGCGGCGTGGTGAACGAGGGGCAGACGGTGCGACTGGGCGAAGTCGGTCAGCTGCTGAAGACGGTCGCATTCTCGCTGCTCCTCATCGAACTCGTCGTCGCCCTGCTGCTCTACCCCGGGCTCGTGATGGCAGGCATCCCCCCGCTCGCCGCCCTGTGGGAGGCGCCGTACTACGCGGCCATGTCCTTCACGAACACCGGATTCGCCCCGAACGCCAGCGGTGTCGCGGAGTTCGCTGACGACTACTTCGTGCTGACGGTCCTCATGATCAGCGTCTTCCTCGGCAGCATCGGCTTCCCGGTCATCTACACACTGGCCAAGCATCACTGGCATGTGAAGCGGTGGTCGCTGCACAGCAAGCTCACGCTCATCACCACCGGAATCCTGTTCGTCCTCGGTGCGGCCGTGTTCCTCATCCTCGAGTACAACAACCCGCTGACCTTCGGCTCGATGGATGCCGGCGACACGACGTTCCAGGCCTTCTTCCTTTCGGCCATGACGCGATCCGGCGGCTTCAGCGTGGTCGAGATCTCAGACCTCAACGGCTCCTCTATGCTCGCCGCGTCCATGCTGATGTTCGTCGGCGGCGGTTCCGCGTCCACCGCCGGCGGCATCAAAGTGACCACCCTCGCCGTGCTGGCGATCGCCGTGTGGTCCGAGGCGCGCGGTCGACAGTCCGTCGAGGCCTTCGGCCGCAGGATCCCCAGCGACGTGCAGCGTGTCGCCCTCTCGGTCGTCGCCTGGGGTGCCACGATCGTCGCATTGTCGACCATCGTCATCGCCCAGATCACGAAGGCTCCGATCAGCGACGTGCTCTTCGACGTCATCTCGGCCTTCGGCACCGTCGGACTCTCGTCCGGCCTCACGGCGGAGCTGCCCGACTCGGCCGTCTACGTCATGGCCGCCACCATCTTCATGGGACGAATTGGTACAGTGACTCTCGCCGCGGCGGTCGCCGCGACATCGCGTTCGCAGCTCTACTCGCTGCCCGTGGAAAGGCCGATCGTTGGTTGAAGTCCTCCGGGGCGACGCGCCCGTACTGGTCATCGGACTCGGACGCTTCGGCGCCGCGTGCGCCGGTGAGCTCGACCGCCTCGATCGCGAGGTGCTCGCGATGGACGAGAATCTCGAGCTCGTCCAGAAGTGGTCGGATCGCGTCACTCATACGGTGCAGGGCGACGCCCGCAACATCGACGCGCTCAAGCAGATCGGCGCACAGGACTTCCAGGTCGCCGTGGTCGCGGTGGGCTCGCTCATCGAAGCATCCGTGCTGATCACCGCGAACCTCGTCGATCTCAAGGTGCCGCAGATCTGGGCCAAGGCCGTCTCACAATCGCACGGCAAGATCCTCGCCCGCGTCGGCGCGAACCACGTGATCTACCCGGAGCGCGAGGCCGGCGAGCGCGTCGCCCACCTCGTGAGCGGACGGATGCTGGACTTCATCCGTTTCGACGACGACTTCGTGCTCGCCAAGATGTATCCGCCGAAGTTCATCCGCGGCGTCGGCCTGAACGAGTCGGGCGTGCGGTCGAAGTACAAGGTCACGGTCGTCGGTGTGAAGAGTCCGGGCAAGCCGTTCCGCTACGCCGAGGCGGACACCGTGGTGACCAACCACGACCTCATCATCGTGTCGGGTACCAACAGCGACATCGAGCGGTTCGCCAGCCTCGACCGCTGAGTCAGGCGCCGGCGGCGAGCTCGTGAGAGCGCGCCAGCGCAGCATCCGTCGCCTTGGCGAAGACCTCGTCGAGGTGCGCGTCCTGCAGCACGGCGATCGCGCGTTCGGTGGTGCCCTTGGGGCTCGTCACCCGACGGCGCAGTTCGGCGGGATTCTCTCCTGACACGTCGAGCAGTGCCGTGGCGCCGATGAAGGTCTGCTCGACGATCAGACGGGCATCGGCCTCGCCGAAGCCCTTGCCGATCGCGGCCTTGGTCAGCTCCTCGATCAGGAGGAAGACGTACGCAGGGCCGGAGCCTGAGATCGTGCCGAGCGCGTCGATCTTCTCCTCTGGCACCTCGACAACCGACCCGACGAGCTCGAACAGCCGACGG from Microbacterium profundi includes the following:
- a CDS encoding amino acid ABC transporter permease → MALRRTTKSKLYRYIVYAVLIAVVVWLAVSTDWARIAKLYFNPEIAAKMLPGIITTALVNTLWFTAVAFVGGLLLGIVLALLKLSSIGPFRWIATAWIELFRGLPAILTIFAIAFILPIGLGVPGTKLGGPVVLGLIGLILVASAYMAETIRAGIQAVPKGQTEAARSLGMSPMKTTFWIVVPQGFRIIIPPLTNEFVLLLKDTSLLFVAGTFIWSKELTNFARDASTQNANGTPLIMAAALYLIVTIPLTRFSAWLERRMARQR
- a CDS encoding Dabb family protein, which codes for MLRHVVSWKLASEDAVERAEQAAEVARRLNALGGVVPQLRSISAGANSVYPDANWDVTLIADFDSVEALEQYVVHPAHEEAAVYIRSVVASRVAVDFQI
- a CDS encoding rhodanese-like domain-containing protein translates to MKSISVAELAARTGTPLIDVRERDEFAGGHVPGAVNIPMSELGSRLEELPAEAFDVICQVGGRSARVVQALEAQGHDATNVDGGTGEWIASGHPVAVPSA
- a CDS encoding TrkH family potassium uptake protein, which produces MSSIGSSASPRTRARDFWRFARHIITSSPSRFAILVFTALILLFTALFSLPLASASGTVTPISDALFTAVSTICVTGLSTVDMATHWSPFGHVLIFLGVNIGGMGVLTLTSVLGLVISKKLGLRAKLLAAGDSNPLRAHGGVVNEGQTVRLGEVGQLLKTVAFSLLLIELVVALLLYPGLVMAGIPPLAALWEAPYYAAMSFTNTGFAPNASGVAEFADDYFVLTVLMISVFLGSIGFPVIYTLAKHHWHVKRWSLHSKLTLITTGILFVLGAAVFLILEYNNPLTFGSMDAGDTTFQAFFLSAMTRSGGFSVVEISDLNGSSMLAASMLMFVGGGSASTAGGIKVTTLAVLAIAVWSEARGRQSVEAFGRRIPSDVQRVALSVVAWGATIVALSTIVIAQITKAPISDVLFDVISAFGTVGLSSGLTAELPDSAVYVMAATIFMGRIGTVTLAAAVAATSRSQLYSLPVERPIVG
- a CDS encoding 30S ribosomal protein bS22 — protein: MGSVIKKRRKRMAKKKHRKLLRKTRHQRRNKK
- a CDS encoding glutaredoxin family protein encodes the protein MTTITVIGKAGCHLCPTALGIVETVVADLPDDIGDRIEIVERSIEDDPALYELWWEKIPVVLIDDELHAHWRVSPARLRQKLEEI
- a CDS encoding basic amino acid ABC transporter substrate-binding protein, which codes for MPRRRNLTFGIALAATAMLALSGCASGGGDAGGGETAAGDDYGLTEAGTLTVCSDIPYAPFEFEGGDNGTGYTGFDIDLLDAIAKSLDLKLSVQDVGFDALQSGTTLAAGTCDIGASAMTITEEREANLDFSDPYYDSLQSLLVRTDSGIKSIDDLSGRNVGVQQGTTGETYASENAEGAELVQYPSDGELWPAMQAGQIDAILQDQPVNLEHEKADSAYKIVEEYNTDEQYGFAFAKGEKDELREAINGALQELRDSGDYQTIYDNYFTAE
- a CDS encoding potassium channel family protein; the protein is MVEVLRGDAPVLVIGLGRFGAACAGELDRLDREVLAMDENLELVQKWSDRVTHTVQGDARNIDALKQIGAQDFQVAVVAVGSLIEASVLITANLVDLKVPQIWAKAVSQSHGKILARVGANHVIYPEREAGERVAHLVSGRMLDFIRFDDDFVLAKMYPPKFIRGVGLNESGVRSKYKVTVVGVKSPGKPFRYAEADTVVTNHDLIIVSGTNSDIERFASLDR
- a CDS encoding helix-turn-helix domain-containing protein; its protein translation is MPEVPDVRFLTVAEVAEIMRVSKMTVYRLVHAGELPAIRFGRSYRVPESAVTDALQRPIADVG
- a CDS encoding ArsR/SmtB family transcription factor, which encodes MTDIFDVIADGTRRDILQLLLRRAADGDAGTSVSQIVSELGISQPTVSKHLKVLRESELVSVREDGQRRFYSIEVEPLEVVDDWLVPFLVDAFGDGAPDIDLSLAPLPDGAAHAAEVFGRAAASAKHVVATAIKRLGN